The Rahnella aquatilis CIP 78.65 = ATCC 33071 genomic sequence GCCCATTCACGGCCATCTCGCACCATCGCATTCAGGATTGTCACCAGTTTCCGGATGCATGCTGTTAGCGCAACTTTCTTTAACTTTCCCCGAGCGATGAGACCGTCGTAAAACCTCTTGATTTCCTTATTATTCTTTTTTGCCACCAGCGCAGCCATATACAATGCAGCCCGCACCGCTGAACGCCCTCCCCAGATAGCTCGCTTCCCTTTGAGCTTTCCGCTGTCATGTGAATAAGGGCACACTCCCACCAGAGCACTAATTTTCCTCCGACTCAGTGTTCCTAATTCAGGCAAAAGTGCTAATAACGTCGCCGTCGTTGTTGGGCCTACGCCTTTGACACTGCTCAGGATTTTTGCTTTCTCCTGCCACAGTGGCATCACACGCAACTGTCGTCCAATGTCATCATCGAGATCTTTTATCTGGCTGTTCAGCCACTCGATGTGATGGTGAATGAGTTCCGCAACATCAAGATGGACACCATCAAGGCGGTTTTTTTCCATCGTCCGCATATCGATCAACTGACGCCGTCTTGTCACCATTTGCGCAAGCCGCTGGGTCTGCTCATCACTTGCTACTGTCAGCGGCGGCAACACGACTTGTGCAAAGCGACTCAGCACCATGGCATCAAGTTTGTCCGTTTTCGCGAGATTCCCGAGCGATAAGGAAAAATGCTTAACCTGCCGTGGGTTTACGACCGATACGGGATAGTTTTCCACAGATAAATTTGCGGCTAACACACAGTGATAACGACCCGTAGCCTCCATGACTATCTGTGCAACCTCATAATTTTTAAGCAAATTAATGAAGTCGACATGGCCAGTTTGGTTGTTAGTAAACTTCTGATAGAAATTGCCAACGTTAATAAAAACATCGAAGGTTTCTTTAGAAATATCGACGCCGACAAATGCTTTTGGGGACTGATTCATTATTTCCCGTCCTTGTAGATACGGGCTGGTGCAGGCACCGCCCAGGCAGCTGTTCGGGTTAAAAATGAGCTGACGTAACGCAGGAATGCTCCCCCACGGGCTTGATGTCCCAGAGGCCGGACTTGCTGCTACATCAGTTTAGAACTCGTTAAAATAATAGATGCTTGAAAGAGATTTCAATGATCAACGACGTAAATCAATCATTGAAATGAACATACAAGGCCGGGAGGGGGTTTTAAAGCCAAGCACGCTGTCAAAGTACACTTTAAGTCTTTGAATTTTCATTAATACCCCACCCCAACCCTCCCCTTCGCAGGGGAGGGAGTCGCCCCCAGCCAGTCTTCACATTTCTTAAGCATCCTCGACAAGAACGAACAGAAACTGTCATCCGTCCGTCACATTCCCCCTTTACGCTCACCTGCACTAATAAGTCCCAAAGAGGATAGTACCAACCATGATCATTCCAGCTCA encodes the following:
- a CDS encoding IS110 family transposase; its protein translation is MNQSPKAFVGVDISKETFDVFINVGNFYQKFTNNQTGHVDFINLLKNYEVAQIVMEATGRYHCVLAANLSVENYPVSVVNPRQVKHFSLSLGNLAKTDKLDAMVLSRFAQVVLPPLTVASDEQTQRLAQMVTRRRQLIDMRTMEKNRLDGVHLDVAELIHHHIEWLNSQIKDLDDDIGRQLRVMPLWQEKAKILSSVKGVGPTTTATLLALLPELGTLSRRKISALVGVCPYSHDSGKLKGKRAIWGGRSAVRAALYMAALVAKKNNKEIKRFYDGLIARGKLKKVALTACIRKLVTILNAMVRDGREWAAN